TTCCCGCTGTGGCCGGAGAAAAAGTCATGAGCGGTTACCGGAATGCTGCGTTTCCGCCGAATCCACAGCATCCATCGGGCAAGGTGCAGCGATTGACGAAATCGTGGGCGCGGCATATTGAACTTGTGCTATCTCTGGCAAACGTGGAACAGATTCGTAAGCGGTCGTTTCGCGTGCTGCTCGATTCCAATCACGGGGCGGGCGGCGTCGTGGGGAAATTACTTTTGGAATATCTGGGATGCACTGCGTCACTGTTGGGCGGCAACCCCGACGGCCTGTTCGCGCATCCGCCGGAGCCGACGGCGGAGAATTTGGCCGGTGTAACGCAGCAAGTGGTCGACAATAAGTGCGACATCGGTTTTTGCCAGGATCCAGATGCAGATCGGCTGGCGGTGATCGACGAACGGGGCCGCTACATTGGCGAGGAATACACGCTGGCGATTTGCGTCGAACATGTGCTGCGCGAGCGGCCCGGGCCGGTAGTGACGAATTGTTCGACCAGCCGGATGACCGAAGATTTGGCGAAAAAATACGGCGTGCCGTTTTATCGTTCGGCGGTGGGCGAAGCGAATGTGGTCGATGCCATGCTGAAACACGGCGCAGTGCTGGGCGGCGAAGGGAACGGCGGCGTGATCGATCCGCGAGTGGTAATGGTACGCGACAGTTTCACTGCGATGGCACTGATTTTGGATGCGATGGCCGCCCGGCAAATGCCCGTGAGCGCGCTGGCGGACGAATTGCCGCGGTATGAAATTTGTAAGACAAAAATTTCGCTCCCCAAGGAAAAGCTGGCCACAGGACTAAACGCACTCGATCGGCATTTCAAAGATGCCCAGCCTGATCGGCTCGATGGCTTGCGGCTCGATTGGCCCGACAAATGGCTGCTGGTGCGGGGAAGCAATACGGAGCCGATTGTGCGGGCCATTGCCGAAGCGCCCACGGCTGCGGAAGCGGAGCGGTTGTGCGACGAGGCGACTAAAGTCTTGCGAACAGTTTAAAACCGAAAACGATTCCACCCCTCACCCCAGCCCTCTCCCACAAGGGGAGAGGGAGAATAAGGCGAGGCCCCGGTCGCGGTGTTGGCGAAAATGTGAGTTATCGATGTCCAGTATTGTTGCTAAACCGCAAGCGGATTCAAATCAATCGGCCGCTACGCCGCTGTTGGAGGTGCGCGATCTAAAGGTTTATTTTCCATTTCAGCGCGGACATTTGTGGCGCAAAGAACATGGTTTCGTACGGGCGGTTGATGGGGTGAGTTTTACGGTGCGCTCCGGCGAAACGTTGGGATTGGTAGGCGAATCGGGCTGCGGTAAATCGACCACGGCCCGGGCGATTTTGAATTTGCTGCACGGCGGCGGCACGCCGGTTCGACTTGGTGGGCAAGTGCTGTGGCAGGGACAGCGCATCGACGGGCTGGGCGACGCCCAAATGCGGCCGTATCGGCAGCAAATGCAGATGATTTTTCAGGACCCGTTTGCGTCGCTGAATCCGCGGATGACGGTTGGGGCGATTGTGGCCGAGCCGATGCACATTTTTCGGCTACACGAACCGAAGCGGCGAAAATTGGAAGTGCTGCGGCTATTGGACATGGTGGGGCTGAACCCGCGGTTTTTGAATCGCTATCCGCACGAATTTTCCGGCGGGCAGCGGCAGCGGATTGGCATTGCGCGGGCCTTGGCGGTGAATCCCAAGCTGATTGTTTGCGACGAGCCGGTTTCGGCGCTGGATGTTTCGATTCAAGCCCAGGTCATCAATCTGCTGACCGATTTGCAACGGCAGTTGGGATTGGCGTATGTGTTTATCGCCCACGATTTGTCGGTGGTGCGGCACATTTCCGACCGGATTGGCGTGATGTACCTGGGACGAATTGTGGAATTGGCCGATGCGGCCACGCTGTACCGGCAGCCATTGCATCCGTACACGAAGGCGCTATTGTCGGCGGTGCCGATACCGGACCCGGCGGTGGAGCGGCAACGGCGGCGAACGGTACTGAGCGGGGACGTGCCTTCGCCGGATCAAGAATATGTGGGTTGTCGATTTGCAGATCGCTGCCCGATTGCGGAGCCACCGTGCCGCAACATCGATCCGCCGCTGGAAGGCACGGCACACCAAGTGGCGTGTTTGGTGGCGAATCGGGAGCGGCAGAACAATTGAACCGCAGAGACACGGAGAGGAAGCAAAAGCAGCACCCTCACCCCGGCCCACTCCCGGAGGGAGAGGGAGAATTTTTTGATTGCCGCAGCACGCCGCAGGCCATCCAGGCAATGACGGCATACAGCGCGGACAGCGGTACCAGCAAACCGACTACGCACGCTGGAAAATAATCTCGCAATAGCACGAGCAGCGGCGCTTCGGGGCTTTTGGGAACCGCGCGCTGCACGGGGCCGTGGCTGCCGTCTTGCTGGGCGGCTTCGGCTCGCCACTGGTTCCAATCCAATTGTGACTGCGACGTGCTCAGTTCCGGCACCATGCTTTCTCGCACCAGAAACATGCCGACCAACACCGCCGCCGCAAACACAAAATAACCGATGGTCACAAGAGCGATGACGATTTTGGGCGTATGCGACGGCATGGCGTGATTTATTTTACCTAAGAGCGCATCCAAAAAGCATCGGTCGACCTGGTAGGAGGGGAATGCTTTCCCCGACAGCCTCTCAAAGCAGGGTTCCATCGGCGAAAGGATTCGCCTCCTACAAAACTTTTCGGACACGTCCTCATCGCCACTGGCCGCTGTCGACCAGCCGCAGCATGGCGGGAATTAATTGACGGATAGCCCGGGCACGGTGGCTGAGGGCGGCCTTCACCGCCGGGCCAAGCTCGCCGAAGGTGCGGTGATATTCTACGATTTCGAACAGTGGGTCGTAGCCGAAGCCGCCTGTGCCGACGGGTTCAAAGCGAATTCGGCCATGGCAGTAACCATCCGCCTGGGCCTGAATTGTTCCAGCCGGATCGGCCAGCGTGGCGTGGCACACGTAATGGGCGGTGCGTTTTTCCAGCGGCGTTTTGCCAAGTTTTTCCAGCAGCAGGCGGTTGTTCGATTCGTC
This genomic stretch from Pirellulales bacterium harbors:
- a CDS encoding phosphoglucosamine mutase, producing the protein PAVAGEKVMSGYRNAAFPPNPQHPSGKVQRLTKSWARHIELVLSLANVEQIRKRSFRVLLDSNHGAGGVVGKLLLEYLGCTASLLGGNPDGLFAHPPEPTAENLAGVTQQVVDNKCDIGFCQDPDADRLAVIDERGRYIGEEYTLAICVEHVLRERPGPVVTNCSTSRMTEDLAKKYGVPFYRSAVGEANVVDAMLKHGAVLGGEGNGGVIDPRVVMVRDSFTAMALILDAMAARQMPVSALADELPRYEICKTKISLPKEKLATGLNALDRHFKDAQPDRLDGLRLDWPDKWLLVRGSNTEPIVRAIAEAPTAAEAERLCDEATKVLRTV
- a CDS encoding oligopeptide/dipeptide ABC transporter ATP-binding protein, encoding MSSIVAKPQADSNQSAATPLLEVRDLKVYFPFQRGHLWRKEHGFVRAVDGVSFTVRSGETLGLVGESGCGKSTTARAILNLLHGGGTPVRLGGQVLWQGQRIDGLGDAQMRPYRQQMQMIFQDPFASLNPRMTVGAIVAEPMHIFRLHEPKRRKLEVLRLLDMVGLNPRFLNRYPHEFSGGQRQRIGIARALAVNPKLIVCDEPVSALDVSIQAQVINLLTDLQRQLGLAYVFIAHDLSVVRHISDRIGVMYLGRIVELADAATLYRQPLHPYTKALLSAVPIPDPAVERQRRRTVLSGDVPSPDQEYVGCRFADRCPIAEPPCRNIDPPLEGTAHQVACLVANRERQNN
- the rdgB gene encoding RdgB/HAM1 family non-canonical purine NTP pyrophosphatase, translated to MQLVLGTHNRKKGLELAELLQPWGFQLLTLADLPAAIEVAETGETFAANAALKACGQAAHLKCWVLGEDSGLAVDALAGAPGVYSARFSGPGATDESNNRLLLEKLGKTPLEKRTAHYVCHATLADPAGTIQAQADGYCHGRIRFEPVGTGGFGYDPLFEIVEYHRTFGELGPAVKAALSHRARAIRQLIPAMLRLVDSGQWR